A DNA window from Rhodococcus sp. Z13 contains the following coding sequences:
- a CDS encoding ATP-binding protein, translated as MTSPTPRPATLGELRASGHVYRSVKDEIRHNLLAALRDGADPWPGILGFEDTVVPQLERALIAGHDVVLLGERGQGKTRLLRTLPLLLDEWTPVIAGSELGEHPYEPITPASIRRAAELGDDLPVAWRHRSERYAEKLATPDTSVADLVGDVDPVKVAEGRSLGDPETIHFGLVPRAHRGIVAVNELPDLAERIQVALLNVMEERDIQVRGYTLRLPLDVLLVASANPEDYTNRGRIITPLKDRFGAEIRTHYPPRLEDEVAVIEQEATLHARVPDYLLEILARFTRLLRESTSVDQRSGVSARFAVAGAETVAASAMHRGAILGEDDPVARPVDLGIVVEVLRGKVEFESGEEGREFEILDHLLRRATAETARSRLAGIDLAPLVAAVEQGDPVITGERVTAKVLLDELPELPVLDAVADRLGATDTGTRAAAVELALEGLYLARRIAKETDADGSAVYS; from the coding sequence CTCGCCGCCCTGCGGGACGGCGCCGATCCGTGGCCCGGCATCCTCGGTTTCGAGGACACCGTCGTCCCGCAGCTCGAACGGGCGCTGATCGCCGGTCACGACGTGGTGCTGCTCGGGGAACGCGGTCAGGGCAAGACCCGCCTGCTGCGCACCCTGCCGTTGCTGCTCGACGAGTGGACCCCGGTCATCGCCGGTTCCGAGCTCGGCGAGCATCCCTACGAGCCGATCACCCCGGCGTCGATCCGCCGCGCCGCCGAACTCGGCGACGACCTGCCGGTCGCGTGGCGGCACCGCAGCGAGCGGTACGCCGAGAAGCTCGCGACCCCCGACACCTCCGTGGCCGACCTCGTCGGCGACGTCGACCCGGTGAAGGTCGCCGAGGGCCGCAGCCTCGGCGACCCCGAGACCATCCACTTCGGTCTGGTGCCCCGCGCGCACCGCGGCATCGTCGCGGTCAACGAGCTGCCCGATCTCGCCGAACGCATCCAGGTGGCGCTGCTCAACGTCATGGAGGAACGCGACATCCAGGTGCGCGGCTACACCCTGCGCCTGCCGCTGGACGTGTTGCTCGTCGCGAGCGCGAACCCCGAGGACTACACCAACCGCGGCCGGATCATCACCCCGCTCAAGGACCGCTTCGGGGCGGAGATCCGCACCCACTACCCGCCGCGCCTCGAGGACGAGGTCGCCGTCATCGAGCAGGAGGCCACGCTCCACGCCCGCGTCCCCGACTATCTGCTCGAGATCCTCGCCCGTTTCACCCGGTTGCTGCGCGAATCCACCTCCGTCGACCAGAGATCCGGTGTCTCGGCGCGGTTCGCGGTCGCCGGTGCGGAGACCGTCGCGGCGTCGGCGATGCACCGCGGCGCGATCCTCGGCGAGGACGATCCGGTCGCCCGGCCCGTCGACCTCGGCATCGTCGTGGAGGTGTTGCGTGGCAAGGTCGAGTTCGAATCCGGCGAGGAGGGAAGGGAATTCGAGATCCTCGACCATCTCCTGCGGCGCGCCACCGCGGAGACGGCACGGTCGCGGCTCGCGGGCATCGACCTCGCCCCGCTCGTTGCCGCCGTCGAACAGGGCGATCCGGTGATCACCGGCGAGCGCGTCACCGCCAAGGTGCTGCTCGACGAGCTGCCCGAACTGCCGGTGCTCGACGCCGTCGCCGATCGCCTCGGCGCCACCGACACCGGAACCCGCGCCGCGGCCGTAGAACTCGCGCTCGAGGGCCTGTACCTCGCGCGGCGGATCGCCAAGGAGACCGACGCGGACGGTTCGGCGGTGTACTCCTGA